The window AAAAGACGAGGCCCGCCATATCGGTGCGGCGCTCGACAGTGTGGCCGGGCTGGCTGGCGAGCGGCTGGTGCTGCTCGACGCGCGTACGTGCGACGATACGGCCGCAATCTGTAGCGCCCACGGCGCCCGCGTGGTGGTCGAGCCGTGGCGCGGTTTCGCGGCCCAGCGCAACCGTGCGCTCGAGCTATGCACGCACGCGTGGGTGCTGTTCCTCGACGCCGACGAGCGCGTGACGCCCGAGCTGCGCGACGAGATCGGGCACGTGCTGGCGGCCGATGTAGGCAAACCAGCCGGCTACTGGATTCCGCGCCACAACCAGTTCTTCGGCCGGGTGCTGCGCGGCGGCGGCTGGTACCCCGACCACCAGCTGCGGCTGCTGCGGCGCACCAGCGCGCACTACGA of the Candidatus Kouleothrix ribensis genome contains:
- a CDS encoding glycosyltransferase family 2 protein, which codes for MLSVAIIAKDEARHIGAALDSVAGLAGERLVLLDARTCDDTAAICSAHGARVVVEPWRGFAAQRNRALELCTHAWVLFLDADERVTPELRDEIGHVLAADVGKPAGYWIPRHNQFFGRVLRGGGWYPDHQLRLLRRTSAHYDEARPVHEFAELSGPAGYLSEHLLHLNIERLDELWHKQRAYAVQEAQMLFRAGRRARWRNFAGAPAREFFRRYVRLRGWRDGPIGLLMCATLAYFEIVKFAHLQGLERAVR